The Lysobacterales bacterium genome has a segment encoding these proteins:
- a CDS encoding NAD-glutamate dehydrogenase, translated as MSAPAAAVAASNALSAIQAQLASRLEGSRLAAGQVLAQALLGPAEPEELELRNDRDWAALVADLLGMATTRLVGRPLVRVFNPERADSGWDCDHTVVQVVNDDMPFLVDSVGMALAAAGLNTHLLFHPVLSARRDGQGNLVELGQGDLAESVMHVEVDRIVEPAQLVALRESIERALADVRASVADWRAMRERMRNLAEELAAEPVPLQLDEREEVRDFLRWMADDHFTFLGYREYEVVPGDGDELLRAVPGTGLGVMRGDETGVVPRSVRSLAAHDAEKPGAMRAIIITKTNARATVHRPGYMDYVGVLRFDAQGRAVGERRFIGLFTSGAYMRRPGDVPLVRTKVEQVMQRSGLRSASHSGKALKHILETLPRDELFQCTADELHATTRGILGLQERPRSRLFLRKDRFGRFFSALAFIPRDRFNTSVRERIEALLLRALDGETLDAQVLVGESSLARLHLVVRPRQGAAPAPDIAALEAEVGAIARHWQDELRDRLVECHGRDTGTRLAGRFSRSFPAGYIEEATPDEAARDVEILDTLAPDRAIRLSLYRAGSGEDSPLRFKLYRYGSQVTLSEALPMMENMGLRILAEHPWELDIDGHRLCIQDFEIAFPEGMDVDLENSHRFFEEAFGAVWGGRAESDGFNRLIIGARLFWREVAVLRAYAKFLLQAGTPFSQAYMEETLGRYPVLARLLIEIFQAKFDPARGSEDAATTAREQALLGRALERLSRSEAERARIPALVQARGVGREAFEQAAVTMAKALLEEVGSLDEDRILRSLMAAIHATLRTNYYQTGADGQPHDYLSLKFDNERLLDLPKPRPYREIFVYSPRVEGVHLRFGPVARGGLRWSDRREDFRTEVLGLVKAQMVKNTVIVPVGAKGGFFAKRPPAGGDRDAVLAEGIACYQTFIRGLLDVTDNLVDGNPVPPSDVVRHDGDDPYMVVAADKGTASFSDIANAISAERGFWLGDAFASGGSVGYDHKGMGITARGAWESVKRHFRALGIDCQKQDFTCVGIGDMSGDVFGNGMLLSRNIRLVAAFDHRHIFIDPQPDAARGFAERERLFALPRSSWEDYDRALISEGGGVWPRSAKSIPVSPQARAALGIDDEVEALPPNELMRAILRAPVGLLWNGGIGTYVKAAGESHAEVGDRANTPLRVDGRELRCKVVGEGGNLGMTQLGRIEAARHAGVLLNTDFIDNSAGVDTSDHEVNIKILLNELVQRGQLGLEERNHLLAEMTDEVAELVLVDNYRQNQAISLMERMSVARLGSKQHFIRTLEGRGKLDRGIEYLPSDAELEERRARGEGLTRPELAVLLSYSKIDLYERLLDSDVPEDPHLSAELARYFPKPIQERWSQELEQHRLRREIIATAVTNSIVNRMGATFVLRMQEDTGESAGQVAKAFSIAREILDARGLWAQIDALDGQVADAVQIDALMRIWQLLRAMTRWLLNLPGGKLAIARSVARYAPGLSELRKELGRLVSAGEREAMKADVAQWVERGLPGGLAGQISALLPLSSALDIVELAVSHELPVGRVAETWFEAGEALHLKWLMDRIEELPVAGRWHAHARGNLRDELFSQHRALTAQFLGAGGAAAGREVVDRWFEQADDSLRYTLGMLAEMRSQVGMDYPTVMVAVRRLSQLVNAGTRAG; from the coding sequence ATGAGCGCCCCTGCCGCGGCCGTCGCCGCGTCCAACGCCCTGTCTGCCATCCAGGCCCAGCTCGCCAGCCGCCTCGAAGGCAGTCGTCTCGCCGCCGGCCAGGTCCTTGCCCAGGCCCTGTTGGGGCCGGCCGAACCCGAGGAGCTGGAGCTGCGCAACGACCGCGACTGGGCGGCCCTGGTGGCCGATCTGCTGGGCATGGCGACCACCCGCCTGGTCGGCCGGCCGCTGGTGCGCGTGTTCAACCCGGAACGGGCGGACAGCGGCTGGGACTGCGACCACACGGTGGTGCAGGTCGTCAACGACGACATGCCGTTCCTGGTCGACAGCGTTGGCATGGCGCTGGCCGCTGCGGGCCTCAATACCCACCTGTTGTTCCATCCGGTGCTGTCGGCCCGGCGCGACGGCCAGGGCAACCTGGTCGAGCTGGGCCAGGGCGACCTGGCCGAATCGGTCATGCACGTCGAGGTCGATCGCATCGTCGAACCTGCGCAGTTGGTCGCACTGCGCGAGTCCATCGAGCGCGCCCTGGCCGATGTCCGCGCCTCGGTCGCCGACTGGCGGGCGATGCGCGAGCGCATGCGCAACCTCGCCGAGGAGCTGGCCGCCGAGCCGGTGCCGCTGCAGCTCGACGAGCGCGAGGAGGTCCGCGACTTCCTGCGCTGGATGGCCGACGACCACTTCACCTTCCTCGGCTACCGCGAATACGAGGTGGTGCCGGGCGACGGCGATGAGCTGCTGCGCGCCGTGCCCGGCACCGGGCTGGGCGTGATGCGTGGCGACGAGACCGGCGTGGTGCCGCGCAGCGTGCGCAGCCTGGCCGCGCACGACGCGGAAAAGCCCGGCGCGATGCGGGCCATCATCATCACCAAGACCAATGCGCGTGCCACCGTGCACCGGCCCGGCTACATGGACTACGTCGGCGTGCTGCGCTTCGATGCGCAGGGCAGGGCGGTCGGCGAGCGGCGCTTCATCGGCCTGTTCACGTCGGGCGCCTACATGCGGCGGCCCGGCGACGTGCCACTGGTGCGGACCAAGGTCGAGCAGGTCATGCAGCGCTCGGGGCTGCGCTCGGCCAGCCACAGCGGCAAGGCGCTCAAGCACATCCTGGAAACCCTGCCCCGCGACGAACTGTTCCAGTGCACCGCCGATGAGCTGCACGCCACCACCCGTGGCATCCTTGGACTGCAGGAACGGCCGCGCTCGCGCCTGTTCCTGCGCAAGGACCGCTTCGGCCGCTTCTTCTCGGCGCTGGCCTTCATTCCCAGGGACCGCTTCAACACCTCGGTGCGCGAGCGCATCGAAGCGCTGCTGCTGCGCGCGCTGGACGGCGAGACCCTCGACGCCCAGGTGCTGGTCGGCGAGTCCAGCCTGGCCCGGCTGCACCTGGTGGTCAGGCCCCGGCAGGGCGCGGCGCCCGCGCCCGACATCGCGGCGCTGGAGGCCGAGGTGGGCGCGATCGCCCGCCACTGGCAGGACGAGCTGCGCGACCGCCTGGTCGAGTGCCATGGCAGAGACACCGGAACCCGGCTTGCCGGCCGGTTCTCGCGGTCCTTCCCGGCCGGCTACATCGAGGAAGCGACGCCGGACGAGGCGGCCAGGGACGTGGAGATCCTCGATACCCTGGCCCCCGACCGCGCCATCCGCCTCAGTCTGTACCGCGCCGGCAGCGGCGAGGACAGTCCGCTGCGCTTCAAGCTTTACCGGTACGGCTCGCAGGTGACCCTGTCCGAGGCGCTCCCGATGATGGAGAACATGGGCCTGCGGATCCTGGCCGAGCATCCCTGGGAGCTCGATATCGATGGCCATCGCCTGTGCATCCAGGACTTCGAGATCGCCTTTCCCGAGGGCATGGACGTCGACCTGGAGAATTCGCACCGTTTCTTCGAGGAGGCGTTCGGGGCGGTCTGGGGCGGCCGCGCCGAAAGCGACGGCTTCAACCGGCTGATCATCGGCGCCCGGCTGTTCTGGCGCGAGGTCGCCGTGCTGCGCGCTTACGCCAAGTTCCTGCTGCAGGCCGGCACGCCGTTCTCCCAGGCCTACATGGAGGAGACCCTGGGCCGCTATCCGGTGCTGGCGCGGCTGCTGATAGAGATCTTCCAGGCCAAGTTCGATCCGGCCAGGGGTTCCGAAGACGCCGCCACCACGGCGCGCGAACAGGCCCTGCTGGGCCGGGCACTGGAGCGGCTGTCGCGCAGCGAGGCTGAGCGCGCCCGCATCCCGGCCCTGGTGCAGGCGCGCGGCGTCGGACGCGAAGCCTTCGAACAGGCCGCGGTGACGATGGCCAAGGCGCTGCTCGAGGAGGTCGGCAGCCTCGACGAGGACCGCATCCTGCGCAGCCTGATGGCCGCCATCCATGCCACCCTGCGCACCAACTACTACCAGACCGGCGCCGACGGGCAGCCGCACGATTACCTCAGCCTCAAGTTCGACAACGAGCGCCTGCTCGACCTGCCTAAGCCGCGGCCCTACCGGGAAATCTTCGTCTACTCGCCGCGCGTGGAGGGCGTGCATCTGCGCTTCGGTCCGGTCGCGCGCGGTGGCCTGCGCTGGTCCGACCGTCGCGAGGACTTCCGGACCGAGGTCCTGGGTCTGGTCAAGGCGCAGATGGTCAAGAACACCGTGATCGTCCCGGTCGGCGCCAAGGGCGGCTTCTTCGCCAAGCGGCCGCCGGCCGGCGGCGATCGCGATGCCGTGCTGGCCGAGGGCATCGCCTGCTACCAGACCTTCATCAGGGGCCTGCTCGACGTCACCGACAACCTCGTCGACGGCAACCCGGTGCCGCCGTCCGACGTGGTCAGGCACGATGGCGACGATCCCTACATGGTGGTGGCGGCCGACAAGGGCACTGCCAGCTTCTCGGACATCGCCAACGCGATCTCGGCGGAACGCGGGTTCTGGCTGGGCGACGCGTTCGCCTCCGGCGGTTCGGTCGGCTACGACCACAAGGGTATGGGCATCACCGCGCGCGGCGCCTGGGAGTCGGTCAAGCGGCATTTCCGGGCACTCGGCATCGATTGCCAGAAGCAGGATTTCACCTGCGTGGGCATCGGCGACATGTCCGGCGACGTGTTCGGCAACGGCATGCTGCTGTCGCGCAACATCCGGCTGGTCGCAGCCTTCGACCACCGCCATATCTTCATCGACCCGCAGCCGGACGCGGCGCGCGGCTTCGCCGAGCGGGAGCGCCTGTTCGCGCTGCCGCGATCGAGCTGGGAGGACTACGACCGCGCCCTGATCTCCGAGGGCGGTGGCGTCTGGCCGCGCAGCGCCAAGTCGATCCCGGTCTCGCCGCAGGCGCGCGCGGCGCTCGGGATCGACGACGAGGTCGAGGCCCTGCCGCCGAACGAGCTGATGCGCGCCATCCTCAGGGCGCCGGTCGGACTGCTCTGGAACGGCGGCATCGGCACCTATGTCAAGGCCGCAGGCGAAAGCCATGCCGAGGTCGGCGACCGCGCCAACACGCCGCTGCGCGTCGACGGCCGCGAGCTGCGCTGCAAGGTGGTCGGCGAAGGCGGCAACCTGGGCATGACCCAGCTCGGCCGCATCGAGGCGGCGCGCCATGCCGGCGTGCTGCTCAACACCGATTTCATCGACAACTCGGCGGGCGTCGACACCTCCGACCACGAGGTCAACATCAAGATCCTCCTCAACGAGCTGGTCCAGCGCGGCCAGCTCGGCCTCGAGGAGCGCAACCACCTGCTCGCGGAGATGACCGACGAGGTCGCCGAGCTGGTGCTGGTCGACAACTACCGGCAGAACCAGGCGATCAGCCTGATGGAGCGGATGAGCGTCGCGCGGCTGGGCTCCAAGCAGCATTTCATCCGCACGCTCGAAGGGCGCGGCAAGCTGGACCGCGGCATCGAGTACCTGCCGTCGGATGCCGAGCTGGAGGAGCGCCGCGCCAGGGGCGAAGGCCTGACCCGGCCGGAGCTCGCGGTACTGCTCTCCTACAGCAAGATCGATCTCTACGAGCGGTTGCTGGACTCGGACGTGCCCGAGGATCCGCACCTCTCGGCCGAGCTGGCGCGCTACTTCCCGAAGCCTATCCAGGAGCGCTGGTCGCAGGAGCTCGAGCAGCACCGCCTGCGCCGGGAGATCATCGCCACCGCGGTGACCAACTCGATCGTCAATCGCATGGGCGCCACCTTCGTGCTGCGCATGCAGGAGGACACCGGCGAATCCGCCGGGCAGGTCGCAAAGGCGTTCTCGATCGCCCGGGAGATCCTCGATGCCCGCGGGTTGTGGGCACAGATCGACGCGCTCGACGGCCAGGTCGCCGATGCCGTGCAGATCGATGCGCTGATGCGGATCTGGCAGCTCCTGCGGGCGATGACCCGCTGGCTGCTCAACCTGCCGGGCGGCAAGCTGGCGATCGCCAGGTCGGTGGCGCGCTACGCGCCGGGGCTGTCGGAGCTGCGCAAGGAGCTGGGCCGCCTGGTCTCGGCAGGCGAGCGCGAGGCGATGAAGGCGGATGTCGCGCAGTGGGTCGAGCGCGGGCTGCCGGGTGGCCTGGCCGGCCAGATCAGCGCGCTGCTGCCGCTGTCCTCGGCGCTGGATATCGTCGAGCTGGCGGTCAGCCACGAGCTGCCGGTCGGACGGGTCGCCGAGACCTGGTTCGAGGCGGGCGAGGCGCTGCACCTGAAGTGGCTGATGGACCGCATCGAGGAGCTGCCCGTCGCTGGCCGGTGGCATGCCCATGCACGCGGCAACCTGCGCGACGAACTGTTCAGCCAGCACCGTGCCCTGACCGCACAGTTCCTGGGCGCAGGCGGCGCGGCGGCCGGACGCGAGGTGGTCGACCGTTGGTTCGAGCAGGCCGACGACTCGCTGCGCTACACCCTGGGCATGCTCGCCGAGATGCGCAGCCAGGTCGGCATGGACTATCCGACCGTGATGGTCGCGGTGCGCCGCCTGTCCCAGCTGGTGAACGCCGGAACCCGGGCCGGCTGA
- a CDS encoding acyl-CoA dehydrogenase family protein, with protein MDFQFTEEQLMIRDVARRIAQEKIAPSAEHFDRVGEFPLENIRLLGENGLMGIEVPAEYGGAGMDAIGYVLAMFEIAAADCAHSTIMSVNNTLYCNGLLKNGTEAQKHRYVTPIASGEAIGAYALTEPQSGSDASAMRTRAVLSADGSHYVVNGKKSWITSGPVAKYIMLFAVTDPAKGAKGISAFIIDTDREGFHRGKTEPKLGIRASATCEIEFSDYQIPVEDRIGAEGEGFRIAMGVLDAGRIGIAAQAVGLARAAYDASVAYVQERKSFGQPIGSFQMIQAKIADMKCRLDAAELLTLRAAWAKQQSLATGARFSTEASVAKLYASEAAMFITHQAVQVHGGMGYSKEMPLERYFRDAKITEIYEGTSEIQRLVIARNETGVR; from the coding sequence ATGGATTTCCAGTTCACCGAAGAGCAGTTGATGATCCGCGACGTCGCGCGGCGCATCGCCCAGGAGAAGATCGCCCCCAGCGCCGAGCATTTCGACCGGGTCGGCGAATTCCCGCTGGAGAACATCCGGCTGCTGGGCGAGAACGGCCTGATGGGCATCGAGGTCCCGGCCGAATACGGCGGCGCCGGCATGGACGCCATCGGTTACGTGCTGGCGATGTTCGAGATCGCCGCCGCCGACTGCGCGCACTCGACCATCATGTCGGTGAACAACACGCTGTACTGCAACGGCCTGCTGAAGAACGGCACCGAGGCGCAGAAGCACCGGTACGTGACTCCGATCGCCAGCGGCGAGGCGATCGGTGCCTATGCGCTGACCGAGCCGCAGTCGGGCTCCGACGCCTCGGCGATGCGCACCCGGGCGGTGCTGTCGGCCGACGGCTCGCACTATGTCGTGAACGGCAAGAAGAGCTGGATCACCTCCGGTCCGGTCGCCAAGTACATCATGCTGTTCGCGGTGACCGACCCGGCGAAGGGCGCCAAGGGCATCAGCGCCTTCATCATCGACACCGACCGCGAGGGCTTCCACCGCGGCAAGACCGAGCCCAAGCTCGGCATCCGCGCCTCGGCCACCTGCGAGATCGAGTTCAGCGACTACCAGATCCCGGTCGAGGACCGCATCGGCGCCGAGGGCGAAGGCTTCAGGATCGCCATGGGCGTGCTCGACGCCGGCCGCATCGGCATCGCCGCCCAGGCCGTGGGCCTGGCGCGCGCCGCCTACGACGCTTCGGTCGCCTACGTCCAGGAGCGCAAGAGCTTCGGGCAGCCGATCGGCAGCTTCCAGATGATCCAGGCCAAGATCGCCGACATGAAGTGCCGGCTGGACGCCGCCGAGCTGCTGACCCTGCGCGCGGCCTGGGCCAAGCAGCAGTCGCTGGCGACCGGCGCGCGGTTCAGCACCGAGGCCTCGGTGGCCAAGCTGTACGCCTCCGAGGCGGCGATGTTCATCACCCACCAGGCGGTTCAGGTCCACGGCGGCATGGGCTACAGCAAGGAAATGCCGCTGGAGCGCTATTTCCGCGACGCCAAGATCACCGAGATCTACGAGGGCACCAGCGAGATCCAGCGCCTGGTGATCGCCCGAAACGAGACCGGGGTGCGCTGA
- a CDS encoding CAP domain-containing protein: MRRRRLPLLLAVLAAPLSAQTLQEQVLERINVERWNNGQLPPLKGQANLDAAANGHSQAMGQRNFFMHCDPDTLTSPGDRIATAGYAANGWGENIAAGYASAAQVVAGWMGSSGHRANILSTSYREVGTGHFFDSTDAGNVRFNQTGGCTPNTTIGPYGHYWTQKFGRRDAVMPVVIAREAWQVATCSIDVYLYGTGWASQYRLSNDGANWSPWQAFSANVLWNLSGPVGGTATVHAQIRNTAGTVRQSQDSVRLAVACAVSDPIFGNGFQHS; encoded by the coding sequence ATGCGCCGTCGCCGACTTCCCCTGCTGCTCGCCGTGCTGGCCGCACCGCTGTCCGCCCAGACCCTGCAGGAGCAGGTCCTGGAGCGGATCAACGTCGAGCGCTGGAACAACGGCCAGCTGCCGCCGCTCAAGGGCCAGGCCAATCTCGATGCCGCCGCCAACGGCCACAGCCAGGCGATGGGCCAGCGCAACTTCTTCATGCATTGCGACCCTGACACCTTGACCTCGCCAGGCGATCGCATCGCGACGGCCGGATATGCAGCCAACGGCTGGGGCGAGAACATCGCCGCTGGCTACGCCAGCGCCGCGCAGGTGGTCGCGGGATGGATGGGCAGTTCCGGGCACCGCGCCAACATCCTGTCGACCAGCTACCGCGAGGTCGGCACCGGCCATTTCTTCGACAGCACCGATGCCGGCAATGTCCGCTTCAACCAGACGGGGGGCTGCACGCCGAACACCACCATCGGGCCGTACGGTCACTACTGGACCCAGAAGTTCGGCCGCCGCGACGCGGTGATGCCCGTGGTGATCGCCCGCGAGGCCTGGCAGGTGGCGACCTGCAGTATCGACGTCTACCTGTACGGTACCGGCTGGGCCAGCCAGTACCGGCTGAGCAACGACGGCGCCAACTGGTCGCCCTGGCAGGCGTTCAGTGCCAATGTGCTGTGGAACCTGTCCGGTCCGGTCGGCGGCACCGCCACCGTGCACGCCCAGATCCGCAACACCGCAGGCACCGTACGCCAATCGCAGGACAGCGTGCGCCTGGCCGTGGCCTGCGCGGTGAGCGATCCGATCTTCGGAAACGGCTTCCAGCACAGCTGA
- a CDS encoding diguanylate cyclase: MARLGLRRRISILFAVVLALLAALAWTMWSAIDQAQVDARDVAHAWRVREAVARLENELRSAVASQRGYLLTGDAALLAGHHRAVPVVDALAEELQLLLATQVAEAARARRLVELVRMRLTQLDEVLTLYHDQGLPAATALLAGSERMALEAELAQVAAALLAGEAATLAGRQRRSEASQRSSRLVATGAVALGVLLLTLSFTLVFREQQARWRAEGELRRNARQLQESLAEMDLRAQELGTLAALGESLQACRSRDEALAAATRAAAGLLPEAAGQVLVPGGEGLSEAWRWGEPAVASLATFPEGECWALRSGQAVQVEHPQAARVCGHLHAEDLGAGASLCLPLVAHGQPQGLLQLSRWRPFDDRERQLAASLSEQLSMAMANLRLQEDLRAEAIRDVLTGLHNRRWLAEAMPRELARARRGQRPLAVMMIDLDHFKRYNDSHGHAGGDALLAAFGRLLTSQVRTEDIACRHGGEEFVVVLPGADAGQALARADDLRSALAGLRPIEGGRVLPTTTASVGIAVADPAGDTTPAALLAHADRALYRAKTEGRDRSVVAADG; encoded by the coding sequence ATGGCCAGGCTCGGACTCCGTCGCCGAATCTCCATCCTGTTCGCGGTCGTGCTGGCCTTGCTTGCGGCGCTCGCCTGGACCATGTGGTCGGCCATCGACCAGGCACAGGTCGACGCCCGCGACGTCGCCCACGCCTGGCGGGTCCGCGAAGCCGTGGCGCGTCTGGAGAACGAGCTCCGTTCGGCGGTGGCCAGCCAGCGTGGCTACCTGCTCACCGGAGATGCCGCGCTGCTCGCAGGACACCACCGGGCGGTGCCTGTGGTCGACGCCCTCGCCGAGGAACTGCAACTGCTGCTCGCGACCCAGGTCGCAGAGGCCGCGCGGGCGCGCCGCCTGGTCGAACTGGTGCGAATGCGCCTGACGCAGCTGGACGAGGTGCTGACGCTCTATCACGACCAGGGACTGCCGGCGGCGACCGCGCTGCTGGCCGGTTCCGAACGCATGGCCCTGGAAGCGGAACTGGCGCAGGTCGCCGCTGCCCTGCTCGCCGGTGAAGCCGCGACCCTGGCAGGTCGGCAGCGCCGCAGCGAGGCGAGCCAGCGTTCGAGCCGATTGGTCGCCACCGGTGCGGTGGCCCTGGGCGTGCTCCTGCTGACCCTTTCGTTCACGCTGGTGTTCCGCGAGCAGCAGGCGCGCTGGCGGGCCGAGGGCGAGCTTCGTCGCAATGCCCGGCAACTGCAGGAGTCGCTTGCCGAAATGGACCTGCGCGCCCAGGAGCTGGGCACCCTGGCGGCCCTGGGCGAGTCCCTGCAGGCCTGCCGCAGCCGCGACGAGGCCCTGGCCGCGGCGACCAGGGCCGCGGCCGGCCTGCTGCCGGAGGCGGCCGGCCAGGTCCTGGTGCCTGGGGGTGAGGGCTTGAGCGAGGCCTGGCGCTGGGGAGAGCCGGCGGTGGCCAGCCTGGCCACGTTCCCGGAGGGCGAGTGCTGGGCCCTGCGAAGCGGCCAGGCCGTGCAGGTCGAGCACCCGCAGGCGGCGCGCGTGTGCGGACACCTGCACGCCGAGGACCTGGGCGCCGGCGCCTCCCTGTGTCTGCCCCTGGTGGCCCATGGCCAGCCACAGGGCCTGTTGCAGCTCTCCCGCTGGCGCCCCTTCGATGACCGGGAAAGGCAGCTCGCGGCCAGCCTGAGCGAGCAGCTCTCGATGGCGATGGCCAACCTGCGTCTTCAGGAGGACCTGCGCGCGGAAGCGATCCGGGACGTGCTGACCGGACTGCACAACCGGCGCTGGCTGGCCGAGGCGATGCCCCGCGAGCTTGCCAGGGCGCGCCGCGGACAGCGGCCGCTGGCGGTGATGATGATCGATCTGGACCACTTCAAGCGCTACAACGACAGCCACGGCCATGCCGGCGGCGACGCCCTGCTGGCCGCGTTCGGCCGGCTGCTGACCAGCCAGGTGCGCACCGAGGACATCGCCTGCCGCCATGGCGGCGAGGAGTTCGTGGTGGTCCTGCCGGGTGCCGATGCCGGGCAGGCCCTGGCGCGCGCCGATGATTTGCGGTCCGCCCTGGCCGGGCTCCGGCCGATCGAGGGCGGACGCGTGCTGCCGACCACCACCGCCTCGGTGGGCATCGCGGTGGCCGATCCGGCGGGCGACACGACCCCTGCAGCCCTGCTGGCGCACGCAGATCGGGCGCTCTACCGGGCCAAGACCGAGGGCCGCGACCGCAGCGTGGTGGCAGCGGACGGCTGA
- a CDS encoding DUF1566 domain-containing protein — MSAARPISFDLEHPTMIRRGIAGLLLALVAGWTAPAAALSCFNPGVAPTTPDADFEVAADGTARHLATGLVWMRCAIGQTWTGTGCSGLAMSFPQWGAALRTVRDINSGASDADNDGAAGFAGESDWRMPNIKELVSIHEACRRTPAFNDLVFPNAPAGNVHWSSTTVANSPAVAWYMDSADGVVSFTLKSDVIPRVMRLVRAGGVGGYRLTGRIFADGFEP; from the coding sequence ATGAGCGCGGCCCGTCCGATTTCCTTCGACCTGGAGCACCCCACCATGATCCGTCGCGGCATCGCCGGCCTGCTGCTGGCCCTGGTCGCAGGCTGGACGGCGCCGGCAGCGGCGCTGTCCTGTTTCAACCCTGGGGTCGCGCCGACCACCCCCGACGCCGACTTCGAGGTGGCCGCCGACGGCACCGCCAGGCACCTGGCCACGGGCCTGGTCTGGATGCGCTGTGCGATCGGCCAGACCTGGACCGGCACCGGCTGCAGCGGACTGGCGATGTCCTTCCCGCAATGGGGCGCCGCCCTGCGCACGGTCCGCGACATCAACAGCGGCGCCAGCGATGCCGACAACGACGGCGCGGCCGGGTTCGCCGGCGAGAGCGACTGGCGGATGCCCAACATCAAGGAACTGGTCTCGATCCACGAGGCCTGCCGGCGCACGCCGGCCTTCAACGACCTGGTGTTTCCCAATGCACCCGCGGGCAACGTGCACTGGTCGTCGACGACCGTGGCGAACTCGCCGGCCGTTGCCTGGTACATGGACTCGGCTGACGGCGTCGTCTCCTTCACCTTGAAATCCGACGTCATTCCCCGGGTGATGCGCCTGGTCCGTGCCGGCGGGGTCGGCGGCTACCGGCTCACCGGCCGGATCTTCGCCGACGGCTTCGAGCCCTGA